One Streptomyces sp. NBC_00554 DNA segment encodes these proteins:
- a CDS encoding DNA/RNA non-specific endonuclease, producing the protein MTTPDGTLWRYLHYDPETARYLTPDPLGLAPAPNPVTYLHNPHTGVDPLGLSPYYSEIAPNGQRGPAYAEVTPQTLDDAANNLIGSPPGRGARHAPAGFQGGAAGHSRGHLIGQQFGGDGRDMRNIVTQGTTQNNGPISDAEDLIAGHVRSSGNTVIMSVTPEYAHGGNVPSHVLIEAVDDFGWSFSTRLPNM; encoded by the coding sequence GTGACGACACCGGACGGAACGCTCTGGCGATACCTCCACTATGACCCTGAGACCGCCCGCTACCTGACGCCGGACCCGCTCGGCCTGGCACCGGCGCCGAACCCGGTTACGTACCTGCACAATCCACACACCGGGGTCGACCCCCTTGGGCTGAGCCCGTACTACAGCGAGATCGCCCCGAACGGACAGCGGGGTCCCGCATACGCGGAGGTCACTCCTCAGACTCTGGACGACGCGGCCAACAACCTCATCGGCAGTCCACCAGGGCGAGGCGCCCGGCATGCTCCCGCGGGCTTCCAGGGCGGTGCGGCCGGTCATTCACGGGGACACCTGATCGGGCAGCAGTTCGGGGGCGACGGACGGGACATGCGGAACATCGTCACGCAGGGAACGACGCAGAACAACGGGCCGATCTCGGATGCCGAAGACCTTATCGCCGGTCATGTGAGATCGAGTGGAAACACGGTCATCATGAGCGTTACTCCCGAATATGCTCACGGAGGCAATGTCCCCAGCCATGTTCTCATCGAAGCCGTGGACGACTTCGGCTGGTCATTCAGCACGCGACTTCCCAACATGTAG
- a CDS encoding cytochrome P450, whose translation MAEETTTLTGQPPPPVRDWPPRELHATDFDPVLAELMREGPMTRIRLPHGEGWAWLATRHDDVKMITNDPRFSRAEVVDRQVTRIAPHFKPKPGSLAFADQPDHNRLRKAVAAAYTVGAVKRLRPRAQETLDALVDGVLHDGPPADLIERVLEPFPISVVCEVMGVPVADREQIHAWTRQIISTAGGAEAAERAKDGMYGYIAQAIRDRSRSDSEDVLSLLGAAVGRGDISEAEAIGIAGPLQIGGEAVTHNCGQMLYLILTDPELLDRVRCQAESRPAAIDELLRFIPHRTSVGLARIALEDIDIQGVRISAGDPVYVSYLAANRDPDVFPDPDRIDVDRDTSAHLAFGNGPHFCTGAVLARMQTDLLINTLLDRLPGLQLAVPADEVLWRQRTMIRGPVTLPVTW comes from the coding sequence ATGGCAGAAGAGACCACCACCCTGACCGGCCAGCCCCCTCCCCCCGTACGGGACTGGCCGCCCCGTGAGCTGCACGCGACCGACTTCGACCCGGTGCTGGCGGAGCTGATGCGCGAAGGGCCGATGACCCGGATTCGCCTCCCCCATGGGGAGGGCTGGGCGTGGCTCGCCACCCGCCACGACGACGTCAAGATGATCACGAACGACCCGCGCTTCAGCCGCGCCGAGGTCGTCGACCGCCAAGTCACCCGGATCGCACCGCACTTCAAGCCCAAGCCGGGGTCGCTGGCGTTCGCCGACCAGCCCGACCACAACCGGCTGCGCAAGGCGGTGGCGGCCGCGTACACCGTGGGAGCGGTGAAGCGGCTGCGCCCGCGCGCGCAGGAGACGCTCGACGCCCTCGTCGACGGCGTGCTCCACGACGGTCCCCCCGCCGATCTCATCGAGCGGGTCCTCGAACCGTTCCCCATCTCCGTCGTCTGCGAGGTCATGGGCGTCCCCGTCGCCGACCGGGAGCAGATCCACGCCTGGACCCGGCAGATCATCTCGACCGCGGGCGGCGCCGAGGCGGCCGAGCGCGCCAAGGACGGCATGTACGGGTACATCGCGCAGGCCATCCGCGACCGAAGCCGGAGCGACAGCGAGGACGTGCTCTCGCTGCTCGGCGCCGCCGTCGGACGCGGTGACATCAGTGAGGCGGAGGCCATCGGCATCGCCGGCCCTCTCCAGATCGGCGGAGAGGCCGTCACCCACAACTGCGGCCAGATGCTCTACCTCATCCTGACCGACCCCGAGCTGCTCGACCGCGTGCGCTGCCAGGCCGAGTCGCGCCCCGCCGCCATCGACGAGCTCCTGCGCTTCATCCCGCACCGCACCTCGGTCGGGCTTGCGCGTATCGCTCTGGAGGACATCGACATCCAGGGCGTACGGATCAGCGCGGGCGACCCCGTCTACGTCTCCTACCTCGCCGCCAACCGCGACCCGGACGTCTTCCCCGACCCCGACCGCATCGACGTCGACAGGGACACGAGCGCGCATCTCGCCTTCGGCAACGGCCCCCACTTCTGCACGGGCGCCGTCCTCGCCCGTATGCAGACCGATCTCCTGATCAACACCCTGCTCGACCGCCTGCCAGGGCTGCAGCTCGCCGTGCCCGCCGACGAGGTCCTCTGGCGGCAGCGCACGATGATCCGCGGGCCGGTGACTCTGCCGGTCACCTGGTGA
- the tuf gene encoding elongation factor Tu: MAKAKFERTKPHVNIGTIGHIDHGKTTLTAAITKVLHDAYPDLNEASAFDQIDKAPEERQRGITISIAHVEYQTETRHYAHVDCPGHADYIKNMITGAAQMDGAILVVAATDGPMPQTKEHVLLARQVGVPYIVVALNKADMVDDEEILELVELEVRELLSEYEFPGDDLPVIKVSALKALEGDKEWGQTVLDLMKAVDENIPQPERDVDKPFLMPIEDVFTITGRGTVVTGRIERGILKVNETVDIVGIKQEKTTTTVTGIEMFRKLLDEGRAGENVGLLLRGIKREDVERGQVIIKPGSVTPHTSFEAQAYILSKDEGGRHTPFFNNYRPQFYFRTTDVTGVVTLPEGTEMVMPGDNTEMTVDLIQPVAMEEGLKFAIREGGRTVGAGQVISINK; the protein is encoded by the coding sequence GTGGCGAAGGCAAAGTTCGAGCGGACTAAGCCGCACGTCAACATCGGCACCATCGGTCACATCGACCACGGTAAGACGACCCTCACGGCCGCCATTACCAAGGTGCTGCACGACGCGTACCCGGACCTGAACGAGGCCTCGGCCTTCGACCAGATCGACAAGGCTCCTGAGGAGCGCCAGCGCGGTATCACGATCTCGATCGCGCACGTCGAGTACCAGACCGAGACGCGTCACTACGCCCACGTCGACTGCCCCGGTCACGCGGACTACATCAAGAACATGATCACGGGTGCGGCGCAGATGGACGGCGCCATCCTCGTGGTCGCGGCCACCGACGGCCCGATGCCGCAGACCAAGGAGCACGTGCTCCTGGCCCGCCAGGTCGGCGTTCCGTACATCGTTGTCGCCCTGAACAAGGCCGACATGGTGGACGACGAGGAGATCCTGGAGCTCGTCGAGCTCGAGGTTCGTGAGCTGCTCTCCGAGTACGAGTTCCCGGGCGACGACCTTCCGGTCATCAAGGTCTCGGCGCTCAAGGCCCTTGAGGGCGACAAGGAGTGGGGCCAGACCGTCCTCGACCTGATGAAGGCCGTCGACGAGAACATCCCGCAGCCCGAGCGTGACGTCGACAAGCCGTTCCTGATGCCGATCGAGGACGTCTTCACGATCACCGGTCGTGGCACCGTCGTCACCGGTCGTATCGAGCGCGGCATCCTCAAGGTCAACGAGACCGTTGACATCGTGGGCATCAAGCAGGAGAAGACCACCACCACGGTCACCGGCATCGAGATGTTCCGCAAGCTGCTCGACGAGGGTCGCGCCGGTGAGAACGTCGGTCTGCTCCTCCGTGGCATCAAGCGCGAGGACGTCGAGCGCGGCCAGGTCATCATCAAGCCCGGCTCGGTCACGCCCCACACCTCGTTCGAGGCCCAGGCGTACATCCTGTCCAAGGACGAGGGTGGCCGTCACACGCCGTTCTTCAACAACTACCGTCCCCAGTTCTACTTCCGTACGACTGACGTGACCGGTGTTGTGACCCTCCCCGAGGGCACGGAGATGGTCATGCCCGGCGACAACACTGAGATGACGGTCGACCTCATCCAGCCCGTCGCCATGGAAGAGGGCCTGAAGTTCGCCATCCGTGAGGGTGGCCGGACCGTGGGCGCCGGCCAGGTCATCTCGATCAACAAGTAA
- the fusA gene encoding elongation factor G — MATTSLDLARVRNIGIMAHIDAGKTTTTERILFYTGVSYKIGEVHDGAATMDWMEQEQERGITITSAATTCHWPLEDNDYTINIIDTPGHVDFTVEVERSLRVLDGAVTVFDGVAGVEPQSETVWRQADRYGVPRICFVNKLDRTGAEFHRCVDMIKDRLGAVPIIMQLPIGAEMDFKGVVDLVRMKALVWSAEAEKGEMYDVVDIPATHAEAAEEYRGKLVETVAEHDDEIMELFLEGQEPTEEQLYAAIRRVTIASGKSDGVTVTPVFCGTAFKNKGVQPLLDAVVRYLPTPLDVEAIEGHDVKDPEVVVQRKPSVDEPLSALAFKIMRDPHLGKLTFVRVYSGRLETGTAVLNSVKGKKERIGKIYRMHANKREEIESVGAGDIVAVMGLKQTTTGETLCDDKNPVILESMDFPAPVIQVAIEPKSKGDQEKLGVAIQSLAEEDPSFHVHSDEETGQTILGGMGELHLEVLVDRMKREFKVEANVGKPQVAYRETIRKAVERHDYTHKKQTGGTGQFAKVQIAIEPILEADGPAYEFVNKVTGGRIPREYIPSVDAGAQEAMQFGILAGYEMTGVRVILLDGGYHEVDSSELAFKIAGSQAFKEAARKASPVLLEPMMAVEVTTPEESMGDVIGDINSRRGQIQAMEERHGARLVKGLVPLSEMFGYVGDLRSKTSGRASYSMQFDSYAEVPRNVAEEIIAKAKGE, encoded by the coding sequence ATGGCTACCACTTCACTTGACCTGGCCAGGGTCCGCAACATCGGGATCATGGCTCACATCGACGCGGGCAAGACGACCACCACCGAGCGGATCCTCTTCTACACCGGCGTCAGCTACAAGATCGGTGAAGTCCACGACGGCGCTGCCACCATGGACTGGATGGAGCAGGAGCAGGAGCGTGGCATCACGATCACCTCTGCTGCCACCACCTGTCACTGGCCGCTTGAGGACAACGACTACACGATCAACATCATCGACACCCCCGGGCACGTCGACTTCACGGTCGAGGTGGAGCGTTCGCTCCGCGTCCTCGACGGTGCCGTCACGGTGTTCGACGGTGTCGCCGGTGTCGAGCCGCAGTCCGAGACGGTGTGGCGTCAGGCCGACCGTTACGGCGTGCCGCGCATCTGCTTCGTGAACAAGCTGGACCGTACCGGCGCCGAGTTCCACCGCTGTGTGGACATGATCAAGGACCGGCTCGGCGCCGTTCCGATCATCATGCAGCTGCCGATCGGTGCCGAGATGGACTTCAAGGGCGTTGTGGACCTGGTCCGCATGAAGGCGCTCGTGTGGTCCGCCGAGGCGGAGAAGGGCGAGATGTACGACGTCGTCGACATCCCCGCCACGCACGCCGAGGCTGCCGAGGAGTACCGCGGCAAGCTGGTCGAGACCGTCGCGGAGCACGACGACGAGATCATGGAGCTGTTCCTGGAGGGCCAGGAGCCCACGGAGGAGCAGCTGTACGCCGCGATCCGTCGCGTCACCATCGCGTCCGGCAAGTCCGACGGCGTCACGGTCACCCCGGTGTTCTGTGGTACCGCGTTCAAGAACAAGGGCGTTCAGCCCCTGCTCGACGCGGTCGTGCGCTACCTGCCGACCCCGCTTGACGTCGAGGCCATCGAGGGCCACGACGTGAAGGACCCCGAGGTCGTCGTCCAGCGCAAGCCGTCCGTGGACGAGCCGCTGTCCGCGCTCGCGTTCAAGATCATGCGCGATCCGCACCTGGGCAAGCTCACCTTCGTCCGGGTTTACTCGGGCCGCCTGGAGACCGGCACCGCGGTGCTGAACTCCGTCAAGGGCAAGAAGGAGCGCATCGGCAAGATCTACCGCATGCACGCGAACAAGCGTGAGGAGATCGAGTCGGTGGGCGCCGGCGACATCGTCGCCGTGATGGGTCTGAAGCAGACCACGACCGGTGAGACGCTCTGCGATGACAAGAACCCGGTGATCCTGGAGTCCATGGACTTCCCGGCGCCGGTCATCCAGGTCGCCATCGAGCCCAAGTCCAAGGGTGACCAGGAGAAGCTGGGTGTCGCCATCCAGAGTCTCGCGGAGGAGGACCCCTCCTTCCACGTTCACTCGGACGAGGAGACCGGCCAGACCATCCTCGGTGGTATGGGCGAGCTGCACCTCGAGGTGCTGGTCGACCGTATGAAGCGCGAGTTCAAGGTCGAGGCCAACGTCGGCAAGCCGCAGGTCGCTTACCGTGAGACGATCCGTAAGGCCGTCGAGCGTCACGACTACACCCACAAGAAGCAGACCGGTGGTACCGGTCAGTTCGCCAAGGTGCAGATCGCGATCGAGCCGATCCTCGAGGCCGACGGTCCGGCGTACGAGTTCGTGAACAAGGTCACCGGTGGCCGCATCCCGAGGGAGTACATCCCCTCGGTCGACGCGGGTGCGCAGGAAGCCATGCAGTTCGGCATCCTCGCGGGCTACGAGATGACTGGCGTCCGCGTCATTCTTCTCGACGGTGGCTACCACGAGGTCGACTCCTCGGAGCTCGCCTTCAAGATCGCCGGATCGCAGGCCTTCAAGGAGGCCGCGCGCAAGGCGTCGCCCGTTCTGCTCGAGCCGATGATGGCCGTTGAGGTCACCACGCCCGAGGAGTCCATGGGCGATGTCATCGGTGACATCAACTCCCGCCGTGGCCAGATCCAGGCCATGGAGGAGCGTCACGGCGCTCGCCTCGTGAAGGGCCTCGTGCCCCTCTCGGAGATGTTCGGCTACGTCGGCGACCTCCGCAGCAAGACCTCGGGTCGCGCAAGCTACTCGATGCAGTTCGACTCCTACGCCGAGGTTCCCCGGAACGTCGCCGAGGAGATCATCGCGAAGGCCAAGGGCGAGTAA
- the rpsG gene encoding 30S ribosomal protein S7 — MPRKGPAPKRPVIIDPVYGSPLVTSLINKVLMNGKRSTAERIVYGAMEGLREKTGNDPVITLKRALENIKPTLEVKSRRVGGATYQVPIEVKPGRASTLALRWLVGYSRARREKTMTERLLNELLDASNGLGAAVKKREDTHKMAESNKAFAHYRW, encoded by the coding sequence ATGCCTCGTAAGGGCCCCGCCCCGAAGCGCCCGGTCATCATCGACCCGGTCTACGGTTCCCCTCTGGTGACCTCCCTCATCAACAAGGTGCTGATGAACGGCAAGCGCTCCACTGCCGAGCGCATCGTCTACGGCGCCATGGAGGGCCTGCGCGAGAAGACCGGCAACGACCCGGTCATCACGCTCAAGCGCGCTCTGGAGAACATCAAGCCGACCCTCGAGGTCAAGTCCCGCCGAGTCGGCGGTGCGACGTACCAGGTGCCGATCGAGGTCAAGCCCGGTCGCGCCAGCACGCTCGCGCTGCGCTGGCTCGTCGGTTACTCCCGCGCCCGTCGCGAGAAGACCATGACCGAGCGTCTGCTCAACGAGCTTCTCGACGCCTCCAACGGCCTCGGTGCCGCTGTGAAGAAGCGCGAGGACACCCACAAGATGGCCGAGTCCAACAAGGCCTTCGCGCACTACCGCTGGTAG
- the rpsL gene encoding 30S ribosomal protein S12: protein MPTIQQLVRKGRQDKVEKNKTPALEGSPQRRGVCTRVFTTTPKKPNSALRKVARVRLTSGIEVTAYIPGEGHNLQEHSIVLVRGGRVKDLPGVRYKIIRGSLDTQGVKNRKQARSRYGAKKEK, encoded by the coding sequence GTGCCTACGATCCAGCAGCTGGTCCGGAAGGGCCGGCAGGACAAGGTCGAGAAGAACAAGACGCCCGCACTCGAGGGTTCGCCCCAGCGTCGCGGCGTCTGCACGCGTGTGTTCACGACCACCCCGAAGAAGCCGAACTCGGCCCTGCGTAAGGTCGCGCGCGTGCGTCTGACCAGCGGGATCGAGGTCACCGCTTACATTCCGGGTGAGGGACACAACCTGCAGGAGCACTCGATCGTGCTCGTGCGCGGCGGCCGTGTGAAGGACCTGCCCGGTGTTCGCTACAAGATCATCCGCGGTTCGCTTGACACCCAGGGTGTCAAGAACCGCAAGCAGGCCCGCAGCCGCTACGGCGCCAAGAAGGAGAAGTAG
- a CDS encoding DNA-directed RNA polymerase subunit beta', protein MLDVNFFDELRIGLATADDIRQWSHGEVKKPETINYRTLKPEKDGLFCEKIFGPTRDWECYCGKYKRVRFKGIICERCGVEVTRAKVRRERMGHIELAAPVTHIWYFKGVPSRLGYLLDLAPKDLEKVIYFAAYMITYVDDERRTRDLPSLEAHVSVERQQVENRRDSDLEARAKKLETDLAELEAEGAKADVRRKVREGAEREMKQLRDRAQREIDRLDEVWTRFKNLKVQDLEGDELLYRELRDRFGTYFDGSMGAAALQKRLESFDLDEEAERLREIIRTGKGQKKTRALKRLKVVSAFLQTSNSPKGMVLDCVPVIPPDLRPMVQLDGGRFATSDLNDLYRRVINRNNRLKRLLDLGAPEIIVNNEKRMLQEAVDALFDNGRRGRPVTGPGNRPLKSLSDMLKGKQGRFRQNLLGKRVDYSARSVIVVGPQLKLHQCGLPKAMALELFKPFVMKRLVDLNHAQNIKSAKRMVERGRTVVYDVLEEVIAEHPVLLNRAPTLHRLGIQAFEPQLVEGKAIQIHPLVCTAFNADFDGDQMAVHLPLSAEAQAEARILMLSSNNILKPADGRPVTMPTQDMVLGLFFLTTDGELRDVKGEGRSFGSTAEAIMAFDNGELALQSAVDIRFPVGTIPPRGWVPPVREEGEPEWQQGDTFRLRTTLGRALFNELLPEDYPFVDYSVGKKQLSEIVNDLAERYPKVIVAATLDNLKAAGFFWATRSGVTVAISDIVVPEAKVEIVKGYEAQDEKVQKQYERGLITKDERTQELIAIWTKATNEVAEAMNANFPKTNPIFMMVDSGARGNMMQMRQIAGMRGLVSNAKNETIPRPIKASFREGLSVLEYFISTHGARKGLADTALRTADSGYLTRRLVDVSQDVIIREEDCGTDRGLKLKIAERGADGVLRMAENVETSVYARALAEDIVVDGVVLAPANTDLGDVLIAEVVKHGIEEVKTRSVLTCESAVGTCAMCYGRSLATGKLVDIGEAVGIIAAQSIGEPGTQLTMRTFHTGGVAGDDITQGLPRVVELFEARTPKGVAPISEAAGRIRIEETEKTKKIVVTPDDGSDETAFPISKRAKVMVREGDHVEVGQKLTFGATNPHDVLRILGQRAVQVHLVGEVQKVYNSQGVSIHDKHIEIIIRQMLRRVTIIESGDAELLPGELVERSKFETENRRVVQEGGHPASGRPQLMGITKASLATESWLSAASFQETTRVLTDAAINAKSDSLIGLKENVIIGKLIPAGTGLSRYRNIRVEPTEEAKAAMYSAVGYDDIDYSPFGTGSGQAVPLEDYDYGPYNQ, encoded by the coding sequence GTGCTCGACGTCAACTTCTTCGATGAGCTCCGGATCGGTCTGGCCACCGCTGACGACATCCGTCAGTGGAGCCACGGCGAGGTCAAGAAGCCAGAGACCATCAACTACCGCACCCTCAAGCCCGAAAAGGACGGACTCTTCTGCGAGAAGATCTTCGGTCCGACCCGGGACTGGGAGTGCTACTGCGGTAAGTACAAGCGTGTCCGCTTCAAGGGCATCATCTGCGAGCGCTGCGGCGTCGAGGTCACTCGCGCCAAGGTGCGTCGTGAGCGGATGGGCCACATCGAACTGGCCGCGCCCGTTACCCACATCTGGTACTTCAAGGGCGTCCCGTCGCGCCTCGGCTACCTGCTCGACCTCGCCCCGAAGGACCTCGAGAAGGTCATCTACTTCGCGGCGTACATGATCACGTACGTCGATGACGAGCGTCGCACCCGCGACCTGCCCTCGCTGGAGGCGCACGTCTCCGTCGAGCGTCAGCAGGTCGAGAACCGTCGCGACTCCGACCTGGAGGCCCGCGCCAAGAAGCTCGAGACCGACCTGGCCGAGCTCGAGGCCGAGGGCGCCAAGGCCGACGTACGCCGCAAGGTGCGCGAAGGTGCCGAGCGTGAGATGAAGCAGCTGCGTGACCGTGCGCAGCGCGAGATCGACCGTCTCGACGAGGTGTGGACCCGGTTCAAGAACCTCAAGGTCCAGGACCTCGAGGGCGACGAGCTCCTCTACCGCGAGCTGCGTGACCGCTTCGGCACGTACTTCGACGGCTCGATGGGTGCCGCGGCGCTGCAGAAGCGCCTGGAGTCCTTCGACCTGGACGAAGAGGCCGAGCGGCTTCGCGAGATCATCCGTACTGGCAAGGGCCAGAAGAAGACCCGTGCGCTGAAGCGGCTGAAGGTCGTGTCTGCCTTCCTGCAGACCTCCAACAGCCCCAAGGGCATGGTCCTCGACTGCGTGCCGGTCATCCCGCCGGACCTGCGTCCGATGGTGCAGCTGGACGGTGGCCGCTTCGCGACCTCCGACCTGAACGACCTGTACCGCCGCGTGATCAACCGCAACAACCGTCTGAAGCGACTCCTTGACCTCGGTGCCCCCGAGATCATCGTGAACAACGAGAAGCGCATGCTTCAGGAGGCCGTCGACGCGCTGTTCGACAACGGTCGTCGTGGCCGTCCGGTCACCGGTCCGGGTAACCGCCCGCTGAAGTCCCTGAGCGACATGCTCAAGGGCAAGCAGGGTCGTTTCCGTCAGAACCTGCTCGGCAAGCGTGTGGACTACTCCGCGCGTTCCGTGATCGTCGTCGGTCCGCAGCTGAAGCTGCACCAGTGTGGTCTGCCCAAGGCCATGGCACTGGAGCTCTTCAAGCCGTTCGTGATGAAGCGCCTGGTCGACCTGAACCACGCGCAGAACATCAAGAGCGCCAAGCGCATGGTCGAGCGCGGCCGCACGGTCGTGTACGACGTCCTGGAAGAGGTCATCGCCGAGCACCCGGTTCTGCTGAACCGTGCGCCGACGCTGCACCGCCTCGGCATCCAGGCCTTCGAGCCGCAGCTGGTCGAGGGCAAGGCCATCCAGATCCACCCGCTCGTCTGCACCGCGTTCAACGCGGACTTCGACGGTGACCAGATGGCCGTGCACCTGCCGCTCTCCGCGGAGGCGCAGGCCGAGGCCCGCATCCTGATGCTGTCCTCGAACAACATCCTGAAGCCGGCCGACGGTCGTCCCGTCACCATGCCGACCCAGGACATGGTTCTTGGTCTGTTCTTCCTCACCACCGACGGTGAGCTGCGTGACGTCAAGGGCGAGGGCCGGTCCTTCGGCTCCACGGCCGAGGCGATCATGGCGTTCGACAACGGCGAGCTCGCGCTCCAGTCGGCCGTCGACATCCGCTTCCCGGTGGGCACCATCCCGCCGCGTGGCTGGGTGCCGCCGGTACGCGAAGAGGGCGAGCCGGAGTGGCAGCAGGGTGACACCTTCCGCCTCCGTACGACTCTGGGCCGCGCGCTCTTCAACGAGCTGCTGCCCGAGGACTACCCGTTCGTCGACTACTCGGTGGGCAAGAAGCAGCTCTCCGAGATCGTCAACGACCTCGCCGAGCGCTACCCCAAGGTCATCGTGGCGGCGACGCTCGACAACCTGAAGGCGGCCGGCTTCTTCTGGGCGACCCGCTCCGGCGTCACCGTGGCCATCTCCGACATCGTCGTTCCTGAGGCGAAGGTCGAGATCGTCAAGGGTTACGAGGCGCAGGACGAGAAGGTCCAGAAGCAGTACGAGCGCGGTCTGATCACCAAGGACGAGCGCACGCAGGAGCTCATCGCGATCTGGACCAAGGCGACCAACGAGGTTGCCGAGGCGATGAACGCGAACTTCCCCAAGACGAACCCCATCTTCATGATGGTTGACTCGGGTGCCCGAGGAAACATGATGCAGATGCGTCAGATCGCCGGTATGCGTGGTCTGGTGTCGAACGCGAAGAACGAGACCATCCCGCGTCCGATCAAGGCCTCGTTCCGTGAGGGCCTGTCCGTCCTCGAGTACTTCATCTCCACGCACGGTGCCCGTAAGGGTCTGGCCGACACCGCCCTGCGTACCGCCGACTCGGGTTACCTGACCCGTCGTCTGGTGGACGTGTCGCAGGACGTCATCATCCGCGAGGAGGACTGCGGCACCGACCGTGGCCTCAAGCTGAAGATCGCGGAGCGCGGCGCGGACGGCGTGCTGCGCATGGCGGAGAACGTCGAGACCAGCGTGTACGCACGTGCGCTGGCCGAGGACATCGTCGTCGACGGTGTGGTGCTGGCCCCGGCCAACACCGACCTGGGTGACGTCCTCATCGCCGAGGTCGTCAAGCACGGCATCGAGGAGGTCAAGACCCGCTCGGTCCTGACCTGCGAGTCCGCCGTCGGTACCTGCGCCATGTGCTACGGCCGTTCGCTGGCCACCGGCAAGCTGGTCGACATCGGTGAGGCGGTCGGCATCATCGCCGCCCAGTCCATCGGTGAGCCCGGCACGCAGCTGACGATGCGTACCTTCCACACCGGTGGTGTGGCCGGTGACGACATCACCCAGGGTCTGCCCCGTGTCGTCGAGCTCTTCGAGGCTCGTACGCCCAAGGGTGTCGCCCCGATCTCGGAGGCGGCTGGCCGCATCCGTATCGAGGAGACCGAGAAGACCAAGAAGATCGTCGTCACCCCGGACGACGGCAGCGACGAGACGGCGTTCCCGATCTCGAAGCGTGCCAAGGTCATGGTGCGTGAGGGTGACCACGTCGAGGTCGGCCAGAAGCTGACCTTCGGTGCCACCAACCCGCACGACGTGCTGCGGATCCTCGGTCAGCGCGCGGTCCAGGTCCACCTGGTCGGCGAAGTCCAGAAGGTCTACAACTCGCAGGGTGTGTCGATCCACGACAAGCACATCGAGATCATCATCCGGCAGATGCTGCGCCGTGTGACGATCATCGAGTCGGGCGACGCGGAGCTGCTGCCCGGCGAGCTGGTCGAGCGTTCGAAGTTCGAGACCGAGAACCGTCGTGTGGTCCAGGAAGGCGGCCACCCGGCCTCCGGCCGTCCGCAGCTGATGGGTATCACCAAGGCCTCGCTCGCCACCGAGTCGTGGCTGTCGGCGGCGTCCTTCCAGGAGACGACCAGGGTTCTGACGGACGCGGCGATCAACGCCAAGTCCGACTCCCTGATCGGCCTCAAGGAGAACGTCATCATCGGTAAGCTCATCCCGGCCGGTACGGGTCTGTCCCGCTACCGCAACATCCGGGTCGAGCCGACCGAGGAAGCCAAGGCCGCGATGTACTCGGCCGTCGGCTACGACGACATCGACTACTCGCCGTTCGGCACGGGCTCCGGCCAGGCCGTTCCGCTGGAGGACTACGACTACGGTCCGTACAACCAGTAA